In the Mauremys mutica isolate MM-2020 ecotype Southern chromosome 13, ASM2049712v1, whole genome shotgun sequence genome, one interval contains:
- the LOC123347817 gene encoding LOW QUALITY PROTEIN: olfactory receptor 6N1-like (The sequence of the model RefSeq protein was modified relative to this genomic sequence to represent the inferred CDS: inserted 1 base in 1 codon) → MEWANQSIVTEFITAGFPSLKKIRVPVFLLVLLMYTVTMMGNMVIIFLTRTDPSLRTPMYYFLGNFSFLEIWYTSVTVPKILADLLVERKVISFNGCISQLYFFLALGATECLLLAVMAYDRYLAICXPLRYTALMSGTVCIQLTTWSWITSFLLPLVPVILISQLRFCGPNVVDHFFCDILPVLRLACANTHLNEMLSFFLCSSVILCSFVLTMASYGSIITTILSIPSAAGRKKAFSTCASHLTVVAVFYGTVTFMYARPTREFSFQLDKMVAVFYCVVTPLLNPIIYSLRNQEVKEALRKALCGKGRALK, encoded by the exons ATGGAATGGGCAAACCAGTCCATTGTGACTGAATTCATCACTGCTGGGTTCCCCAGCCTGAAGAAGATCAGGGTCCCGGTTTTCTTGCTGGTCTTGCTCATGTACACGGTGACCATGATGGGAAACATGGTCATTATCTTTCTCACCAGGACTGATCCCAGCCTCCGCACCCCCATGTACTACTTCCTGGGCAACTTCTCCTTCCTGGAGATCTGGTACACCTCGGTCACAGTGCCCAAGATTCTGGCTGACCTGTTGGTGGAAAGGAAGGTGATTTCCTTCAATGGCTGCATCTCCCAGCTTTATTTCTTCCTAGCCCTGGGTGCCACTGAGTGTCTCCTCTTGGCAGTCATGGCTTATGACCGCTACTTGGCTATAT TGCCCTTGAGGTACACAGCTCTCATGAGTGGCACGGTGTGCATCCAGCTCACCACCTGGTCCTGGATCACCAGCTTCCTCCTGCCCTTGGTGCCAGTGATCCTCATCTCCCAGCTCCGTTTCTGCGGCCCCAACGTGGTGGATCACTTCTTCTGCGACATCTTGCCCGTGCTGAGGCTGGCCTGTGCCAACACCCACCTCAACGAGATGCTCAGCTTCTTCCTCTGCTCCTCAGTCATCCTGTGCTCCTTCGTGTTGACCATGGCCTCCTATGGCAGCATTATCACCACCATCCTCAGCATCCCCTCAGCCGCGGGACGCAAGAAAGCTTTCTCCACCTGCGCCTCGCACCTGACGGTGGTGGCTGTCTTCTATGGCACAGTGACCTTCATGTACGCCCGGCCCACAAGGGAATTCTCCTTCCAGCTGGACAAGATGGTCGCAGTCTTCTACTGCGTGGTCACCCCGCTTCTCAACCCCATCATATACAGCCTCAGGAACCAGGAGGTGAAGGAGGCCCTGAGAAAAGCCCTGTGTGGCAAAGGGAGAGCCCTAAAATGA
- the LOC123347818 gene encoding olfactory receptor 6N1-like encodes MEWANQSTVTEFITAGFPSLKKIRVPVFLLVLLMYTVTMMGNMVIIFLTRTDPSLRTPMYYFLGNFSFLEIWYTSVTVPKILADLLVERKVISFNGCISQLYFFLALGATECLLLAVMAYDRYLAICCPLRYTALMSGTVCIQLTTWSWITSFLLPLVPVILISQLRFCGPNVVDHFFCDILPVLRLACANTHLNEMLSFFLCSSVILCSFVLTMASYGSIITTILSIPSAAGRKKAFSTCASHLTVVAVFYGTVTFMYARPTREFSFQLDKMVAVFYCVVTPLLNPIIYSLRNQEVKEALRKALCGKGRALK; translated from the coding sequence ATGGAATGGGCAAACCAGTCCACTGTGACTGAATTCATCACCGCTGGGTTCCCCAGCCTGAAGAAGATCAGGGTCCCGGTTTTCTTGCTGGTCTTGCTCATGTACACGGTGACCATGATGGGAAACATGGTCATTATCTTTCTCACCAGGACTGATCCCAGCCTCCGCACCCCCATGTACTACTTCCTGGGCAACTTCTCCTTCCTGGAGATCTGGTACACCTCGGTCACAGTGCCCAAGATTCTGGCTGACCTGTTGGTGGAAAGGAAGGTGATTTCCTTCAACGGCTGCATCTCCCAGCTTTATTTCTTCCTAGCCCTGGGTGCCACTGAGTGTCTCCTCTTGGCAGTCATGGCTTATGACCGCTACTTGGCTATATGCTGCCCCTTGAGGTACACAGCTCTCATGAGTGGCACGGTGTGCATCCAGCTCACCACCTGGTCCTGGATCACCAGCTTCCTCCTGCCCTTGGTGCCAGTGATCCTCATCTCCCAGCTCCGTTTCTGCGGCCCCAACGTGGTGGATCACTTCTTCTGCGACATCTTGCCCGTGCTGAGGCTGGCCTGTGCCAACACCCACCTCAACGAGATGCTCAGCTTCTTCCTCTGCTCCTCAGTCATCCTGTGCTCCTTCGTGTTGACCATGGCCTCCTATGGCAGCATTATCACCACCATCCTCAGCATCCCCTCAGCCGCTGGACGCAAGAAAGCTTTCTCCACCTGCGCCTCGCACCTGACGGTGGTGGCTGTCTTCTATGGCACAGTGACCTTCATGTACGCCCGGCCCACAAGGGAATTCTCCTTCCAGCTGGACAAGATGGTCGCAGTCTTCTACTGCGTGGTCACCCCGCTTCTCAACCCCATCATATACAGCCTCAGGAACCAGGAGGTGAAGGAGGCCCTGAGAAAAGCCCTGTGTGGCAAAGGGAGAGCCCTAAAATGA